A single region of the Eleginops maclovinus isolate JMC-PN-2008 ecotype Puerto Natales chromosome 4, JC_Emac_rtc_rv5, whole genome shotgun sequence genome encodes:
- the cdc42se2 gene encoding CDC42 small effector protein 2, producing MTEFWVCFSCCIAEQPQPKRRRRIDRSMIGEPTNFVHTTHVGSGDMGLGLASVDLVQAQMKSKGGYVHGGSEGSQL from the exons ATGACTGAGTTCTGGGTTTGCTTCAGCTGCTGCATTGCAGAGCAGCCACAACCT AAACGGCGACGACGGATCGACCGCTCCATGATCGGCGAGCCAACAAACTTTGTTCACACCACACACGTAGGCTCGGGGGACATGGGCCTGGGTTTGGCATCG GTGGACCTTGTCCAGGCCCAGATGAAATCTAAAGGCGGCTACGTGCACGGAGGATCCGAAGGCTCTCAGTTGTAA